Part of the Sorghum bicolor cultivar BTx623 chromosome 1, Sorghum_bicolor_NCBIv3, whole genome shotgun sequence genome, AAACACAACAAtgaaggtcttgtttggatgttgttgtattcacttcaatccatgtgtgttggtgtggattggagtgaaatttagttcaagttctactctaatccacctcaacacatgtggattgatgtgaatccgacaacatccaaacaaggcctaaggtggTTATTAAGATTTGGATTCTATTTGTTCCCTAAAACTTATAGGTAAGAATTTTACAAAAAGTCagcaatatttttctaaatcgcTGAAAGAATATCAACAATTGCATCGTCGAGTACGACATAGGTTGCGGAATCATCACCTGGAGACCTTGGATTCCTCTCCGCGACCATCTATAATGAGATCGATGACCCGAAGTCGTTGTCCTTATAGGAGACTCTCAGAAGCACCCCTCCTCTTTCAGATAAAAAAATTGGACTTGATTGAATTGGACAATTGAATTTATTTACCTTGGATTTTAATTAGATTTCTCTATATAAAATTGGACTGTAATTTCATTACCACGTCTACCTGCCAGCCTGCTCGGTCCATCAGGAGGTGACAAAATCACGTTggtttttttcttctttctttaaCGGTCACGTTGGGTGTTTAAACTCTATGGGCCTGAATGAAAGTCCTAGGGCTGGCCATGAATTGGGCTTGTTAACAATTACATAGGGAATTTGGCGCCTGAAAGCCTACTCTTGGGCTCTTGGCATCAACAAAAGAAAACACTGCCTAAGTGCCAATGGTTAGCCCCTGCCCCCTGGGACCCTGGTGAAACTGGTGCAGGCTATAACAACATGGGGGAGTTAGCAGTGCTCTGAGGTGCATGGTCGTGGAACCTGTTCTGTTTTGTCTACCAGTATGTAGTGGTATGTGTGCTTCGTGCTGTGGCATTTGCTCTCAAAAAACAAACTGTGTACTGATGCAATGCAATGGACCGCAGGTCCGGAGCTCGGTACCTTGAACTCTAAAACGAAACAATTTTTTATCCTCGCAATGATCTCGCCCATTTCAGTATTGTAACATTCAATTATTGTAAGATATAAAAGAAATAGTGACACTCAAGAGTTAAGACATGGGGCAACTACACTGAAAAGAAATTGAGAAGTACTGAAACTGTGTTGGTCACAAGGGGTAACTGAACTCAAAAACTCAAATCAATATATACAGGTTCCTTGGCACAACCAGCGCCATAACCATAATGAGAAAGGGCAAACTAATGCACACTGATGCTAccaaacccaaaaaaaaaagttcagtGTACTATGTATACATACTTCCACAGCATACAATTAGCCCAATTTAAACTGGTAGGGTACTCATATTTCTCGACAACTCTAATATACAGTGACTCTATCAAGTGTCTACACTCATTTCTGAGCCTTGATCACCCTTTCTGGCTCAAAGCCCTTGGGATATATTAGCACTGAATCGACGCACAGACCGCCTTTTGTATGAGTACAGTCGATTTGAGCTAGTGAAAATTTCAGCTTGATTGATTCTTCAGAGCTTGATGCAACAAAATCGCCGACGTGGTACAAGATCCAGCTTCCAGGCTCATCTAAGTAACACTGGGACACGGCGTGCTGGCCATCCGATGTGGAGAACTGTAACCGTACAGGCTTCTTGTCCCAGCCATGGACTTGCTCCGAGCTACAAATACGGCGGCCAAAACGTGTTGAAGACTTGCCAAGATGGAGCCTGAAGTACAGGCTGTAGGTCCCTGCAGGGAAGCAGAAATCGACCTCTCCAACCACCTCAAACCACCAGATTTGCTGGAGATATGCAATGGAGTGGAACCTGCAGGATCAAGAACAGAAGGCATGGCTCAGATTATTTTCACCATATAGAATGAAGAACAGTGTGTACGTTCTCCAAGTTGGAAAAGAGATTAATCAACGACAACAACGTGTTGACAGTTACTTTATTAGTAAGAGCCACAGCTACCAGctgtcttttttctttttattacaaaATTGAGGAGtacaagaaacaagccatacggTCCGCATGGCCCTTAGACATGAGTGCAAACGTGTTCCTTAGGTGTCGCCACGATGGACTGGTATTTGTTTAACTCATTAGATGTGAACATACCAAAGAAATGCGCAACTTTCCCATAGTATAACAAGTCAAAAACAGGCGAATCACATGCACAGATAATTCTGGAACAATTATAAATTTATTTGTGCCTTTTGTCCAAAAGAATGTAACTTATTTACGCATTTTGTGAAGAAAGTTTTCATTATCGGTTCAAAGAAGTATACCTATATAGCTGACCATACAAGGCCGAGCCATTATCTGCTCAAAGAAGTATACCTATATAGCTGACCATGCAAGGCCAGAGAAATCTAGTGGTCAGACGGTACTAACAACACAACTTCAAAGGGAAATGAAGGAAATACTGAGACTGAGAGGGCAGTTGAAATTTCAGACCCACACACTGTGCTGTCTCTACCAATTATCTCCTGTCAATTTTTGCTATCGTCCATGCTTACCTCATCAGTGTAGGGATAGCATAAAATTCATTTCCGAATTTAATGTTTTCATTAATACAAGTCAATCATAAAAGAGAATAAAATGTTTCACTTTACTCCACTTTTGCTATTCTCAACTGTCAGTCTGTCACAACAAGACATTCATTACAATTCGACAATATACAAGGCAGAAATGTCAACAACCCTAACTGTACGTCAAAAACAAGACGGGGAGATATTTCAATATggtagaagtagaacaaagggGGAAAACAAGAAGTGAGTTCATATTTACCTAGATTCAGTGGTTGGCATGTTAATCCAGTATCTTCTATCATCGATCCCTGTTATGACCAGCGCTTTCGACGACAACGCCATGCAAATCCCACCTTTACTCTTCTCCAACCAGAATTCCTACAGCACAAAGCAGAAAAGTACACGTTGAAAAACTCCTCTGTGAACAAAGCATGTGTCATATTCAATCTTGCTTGCCTACAAAGCAAGAAACCTCATAGTAATACTTTTCACTAGTCCATGGTAAAGATAGTTtttcttagagcaagtattatagcaggctgtaagccagctaaatgctgaggtggagtagagagaagaggagagagagtaaaagcaggctgtaagcttacagccggctCAGACAAAAAAACCAAGAAAGTCTGTGAGATAGAtaagtgggccatgtattaatagtgatgagctaaccaTTATATGAGTGGGCTGCAAAAAGGTTGTAAAGAAATCTTACACCCTGCAGCTGGCtgtattataatacttgctcttatacGAATTTTCGTAGTTCCCCAAGAACCGACAACTTTCTCCTATATCGAACACAAAAATCAAACTCAAGAATTGAAATTCGATGAACTGAACTTGGACGTCTTTCTTTGCAAACAAAATTGAATGAGAACTACCATAAACCTTCGCTTTTCTTTGAGGAAAAAAAAGTTCCTTTTGCATCCGGTTTAGTAAACCAATAATACTTATATATTTACAATCATTAATTCATAAAACTTTATCCAAGTCCAAACTCCTTAACAGTGGAGAAACAAGCTAGTATTGATGAACATCACGAAATGGAACAAGACCGATCAAACAAAAAGTAGAGAAATCTCACCCTTTTGCCACCATCAAACGGCACAGGCTTGGCGAGCCTCGCAAAGACGTCCTTCTTCCCCACCGCGCTCCAATCCCGGCCACTCCCTCCCTCCTCGGCGTCATCGACGAAGCGCAGGAGACGGCCGTAGTTCCCGGGCAGCTTCGCCTCCCACACGAAGTCCGCGGCCGCGGCGCCGCGGAACTCGCGGTTGAGCCGCGCGAGCCGGCAGATGTCCGGCGCGCCGAGGCGGAGCAGCACCTCCGCGGCGCACAGCTCCGGGAGGTCGCCCAGCCCGGCGCGCGCGACCTTGCCGCCGGGCTCCACCCCGCCCAGGTCCGACGCGCCCGCGCCCATGCTCCCTCTCGCCGCCGCCTCCAGTCGCAACTACTGTCTCCCCTCCGTGGAAAAGAGCGCGCCTTTAGTCCTTTACCGCACTCGCGCGCGCCGGTAGCCACGAGGGCGCCGAATCCGCTTCCAAGAACTCGATCCCGTGTCACTTGCGGAGCAGCAAGCTAGGGAGAAGCTAGGCACCGGATGCGAAGAACTGGGTTCCAGGACAAGGTCGTTGAGGAATTTGTTCCAACTCTGCTCGTGCGGAGCGTGTGCTTTGTAGTTTGGAGCGCCAGCCGCCAGGGAGCCACAACCCAGCAAGAGGAAGAGGGACGTGGTGTCCGAGAGGAGCtgggagaggaaggagaagggagAAGGGAGAAAGTGGGGGTGAGCATTTATGTTTGACTTGTCTGACTACAAACTCCCTGAAACGCAGAGCAATTGCCACCAACTACTCGGGTACTTCTATGAAcaattcacccaaaaaccaaaatcttttacgccacatacataaagtattaaatatagataaaaataaaaattaattacataaaaataaaaattaattgcacagttacttgtaaatcacaagataaatcttttaagtttagttactccataattaaataatatttatcaaataaaaataaaattgttcggaactaaacaaggccccagttTGTTGCCTCTGCTGTACCACAACTGCAGAATTACAATTCTTGACTTACAAGGGGTTATCGGAGAAATATTTATATCTGGTCCTCCTTTTTTGAAAAATAATATGTTTGAatttttctgaaaaaaaaaatatgtctGGTTCTGGACTTTAGGGATTTCAGCACATACTAGTACGTAGGAAACAGTTGAGCGTCAGTTTCTTTTGTTTGGTGAGACAAGCAGCTACCTAAGACCTACATATACTCCTCCAATGTAGCTCCTCTCGAGACATAGTAATTGGTGTTAGGTATTTTAAGCATCAGATGTAGCTTTCGGCCACAATAATTAAAACCAAAGCCGGCACTTTTTTTGGTCACTGCAATTAGTTCTGCTGACCTTTGCTCAGCCTAAATACTGAACAAATTAAAATACTGATCATTTTCTCTGTCCAGGTTGTTAAGGCCTAAGGGTTGGGCCGATCCTAAAGTTCTTGGAGCAAgaaatctaggccttgtttagttccgaaaaattttgagaaatcgatactgtagcattttcgtttgtatttgacaaatgttgtccaactatggactaactagggctcaaaagattcatctcgtcaattccgaccaaactgtgcaattagtttttattttcgtctatatttaatacttcatgcatgcgtctaaagattcgatgtgataggaaatgtgaaaaattttgcaaaattttctgggaactaaacaaggccctaatgaaGCCAGAATCTAACGAACCCATTATTTGTGCATCGCTTGCTGCCTTGGTGTAAAGAGAGCCCTTTTGTgtactatttttttattttatatttataatgcagcaaatagctTTAGCCAAATCCTGCTTCTTGCCTTTCGGTCCTAGCCACGCCAATTCTAGCCTTATACCATGTGAAAGCCTAGAATGGTCACGCTAACCCTTAcctaaagattttttttaaaaatgttttCATATTGTTTCCTGTGATGATTGTAAGAGCATCCCTTTAAGTTTCACAAATTCAAATGATACCCGATCAACATCTAGTTTACTAAAAGTACCTTTTTTGCTGTTCCGTTCAAAGAATATAGCTTGTTTTAGACAAGCGAAGGAACAAAATAGTTTTCCACCACCACGTAGTTACCTATGCCACCGGATCCATCCTTTGAAGCGCGCCACACCAAAATTGATTAGCCATATATGTTGATTTATTTTCAGCTACCGTGGTCGTGCACACATTTTTTTCATTAGGAGGGAAGCAAATAAGTACAAAGACACGTTGCTATGTCTTGGTTTTGTTATTGTGATCTTGCCCATTGCCCTGACAACATGAAATTGAACGCTCCACCATACTGGATCTCATATAACTCAATACAAGTTAacaattataaaaaaaacatgttAACATGGGCTATGACTAAGCGTTGGCTAAAAGTAACAATTGTGTGCTATGCCTAGTACCCTAATAATCTAGGACAACAGGTCAGCAAGGAATTTTTAACATGGTCGGGATAATTTTGTTTTCCACACTATGAGGAGAAAAAACGACCTGGGTAATGCTAAACCCTTCACGCATACTTTTCCTCCATGACCAAGCCCCATATATATTACTACTAGACAGTGGCGGATCTAGAATTCGCTCAAAACTAGGGCTGAATTCTTCTAGCAAAAAGTTGAAAGCAACCCCGTaatctttggccttgtttagttcgcgaaattttttggctttagttattgtagcacttttgtttatagttgacaattattatctaattatagactgacTAGGcttaaagattcgtctcacaaattatagataaattatgcaattagtttttatttttgcctatatttaatacttcatgcatgcgtataaagattcaatgtgataggaaatcttgaaaaaaattagtaactaaacaaggcttttatATATGTGTGGTCCTACGCGCATAGATGAATCCCAGTTTTTCACGCTCATCTCCTTGTGTGACGAAGTGACGATGACCCATGCACCATCAGATGAGGTACTCGTACACCATCAGATGAGGGAGGCATTTTGTGGCCATGGCACAGGGATGGGTTCATCAGCTGATAGGTGGTGGCGATCGTCTACTGGTAGGACTACAGCGCAATGAGGCACTAGCAGGCAACGGACACCCGCTACGAGCGGCGATGTGAGTGCGCGAGCATCAAAGCGAGAGGGTTGAGACTCAAGACTAGGACGAAACAATGAGAGATGCGTTAGTTCCTTATCTACCTGAGCTGGTTGCTGGCATGAAAGGTGTTAGGATGAACTCTGATAAAATGATAACTATTATTAAGGTGTACCTAGATTACATGAATCATGACTAGGGCCTTGGCACTAGTGGCTTTACGCCTGGGTCCGCCAATGCTACTAGACTAGAGACGATTTgaaaatgaaaaagacaaaaaagTGCATCATACACAACTGCCACAGAAACACAATTACTAGTCATACTAGCTAGTCGTGAGTGCCAAGTCATTCTCGAATTTAACACCAAGAAAGTTCCATGCACTTTTGGGCCCCACCAGAAGAGGAAAAGATACCACAAATGGACCTTTCCCCTCACTCCACTTGCACTTTTTGGAGTAATCTAATCACCAACAATGCTTTGATCTTTGCTCCAGACCGTAATCTCCAATCAGATTGCAACCTGTCAATGCCTGTATCACGCGTGGGCCCCCTGGAGTGGATAAAACCGAATCAAAATATCGCCATGCCATTGCACAGGTGCGTGGATCCGACTCAGCACGCGCGGGGCAGCACACGTGGCGGCGTCTCAGGGGGGTGCACAGGTGGAGGGAGGGGAGAACAAAGCGCTGGTGCTGCATTGTGTGGTTAGGCCTTTGATTGTGTGGCTGTAATTCAGAGGCAAGCTATTAAGCTTGTTAGCAAAGTTTTTGGAGTGGGGCTTGTGTTTGGGGCTTTGCTGCCAGTGATACtactattaggccttgtttatttcaccccgaaatccaaaaagtttttaagattctctgtcatatcgaatcttgtggcacatgtatgaaacattaaatatagacgtaaataaaaactaatcacacagtttgactgtaaatcgcgagacgaatcttttgaccttattagttagtctatgattggacaatatttaccacaaacaaacgaaagtgctacagtagcaaaatccaaaaaaaatttcgcatctaaacaaggccttactataGTACTGATGATGATtgatgcttagtttagggcaaGTGCGTGGGACCTCTTTGCACTATTAGTATCCAGTCCAACATCAGTGGCGTGTTAAGCTGATGGCAACTGCAGCATACTTGCTACTCTTTCTATTATTTTTTGTCTTACTGGCCTTAGGAAAAAATATACTTAGAAAACTAAAATAATTTACAATTTCAAACGGAGAGAGTATTTTTAGGAACCAGAGATTACAGACCAACTTCAGGTTCAGTAGGTGCCGCCACATTTCGTGAGCAAAGATTTCTTAGGATTGGATCGATTGTAACCTGTGACTGACGCGGGTTCGCGTGTATGGAAACGTAGTGCACTGTCTTGTGTGGTCGTTtgttttaaggccttgtttagttcctaatttttttaaaacgtttttagatttttcgtcacattgaattttaggacatatacatggagcattaaatatagacaaaaaataactaattaaacAGTCTTGTAATTtaggagataa contains:
- the LOC8077996 gene encoding F-box protein PP2-A13 → MGAGASDLGGVEPGGKVARAGLGDLPELCAAEVLLRLGAPDICRLARLNREFRGAAAADFVWEAKLPGNYGRLLRFVDDAEEGGSGRDWSAVGKKDVFARLAKPVPFDGGKREFWLEKSKGGICMALSSKALVITGIDDRRYWINMPTTESRFHSIAYLQQIWWFEVVGEVDFCFPAGTYSLYFRLHLGKSSTRFGRRICSSEQVHGWDKKPVRLQFSTSDGQHAVSQCYLDEPGSWILYHVGDFVASSSEESIKLKFSLAQIDCTHTKGGLCVDSVLIYPKGFEPERVIKAQK